One stretch of Bacteroidota bacterium DNA includes these proteins:
- a CDS encoding aldehyde dehydrogenase family protein, which produces MPNLPKEPVSYQMLIAGDWVEAQSGDRYHRDSPGHGIKVGTYPRAGVADVDAAVAAAKTAFEDSTWRLMKGADRARLLHRVGEIIREDADDLARIEALESGKPVAQARGEMMGTADLWEYAATLARHTYGDTYNTLGPDMLGMVLREPIGVVGMITPWNFPLLIISQKLPFALATGCTAVIKPSELTPGTTLRLGNILQEVGFPAGVVNIVTGFGAPAGARIAEHPDIDMISFTGSTAVGKKIVAASQGNLKKVSLELGGKNPQIVFADADLEAALDAVVFGAYFNMGECCNAGSRLLVQSSIADQFIKQVVERAKTVPVGDPLDEATKVGAIINDNQYDKIFEYIDAGKAGGAQLKLGGKAMESKNGRFIEPTVFTDVSPDMDIAKNEIFGPVLSIIEFDTVDDAVRIANDSLYGLSAGVWTRNIDHAFQVARNVRAGTIWINSYMDGYPELPFGGYKESGQGRELGRFTLDEFCELKTIQLHMGPRTNWWHKED; this is translated from the coding sequence ATGCCCAATCTCCCAAAAGAACCAGTTTCTTATCAGATGTTAATCGCCGGCGACTGGGTTGAGGCGCAGAGCGGTGATCGCTATCATCGTGACAGCCCCGGACACGGTATTAAGGTAGGCACGTATCCTCGCGCCGGCGTAGCGGATGTCGATGCCGCTGTCGCTGCAGCAAAAACTGCCTTTGAAGACAGTACCTGGCGCTTGATGAAAGGCGCAGACCGGGCGCGCTTGCTCCACCGTGTCGGCGAAATTATTCGGGAAGATGCAGATGACTTGGCGCGTATCGAAGCACTCGAGAGCGGCAAACCCGTTGCGCAGGCCCGCGGCGAAATGATGGGTACAGCAGATCTGTGGGAGTATGCAGCAACACTTGCACGTCACACGTATGGCGACACATACAATACCCTGGGCCCCGACATGTTGGGGATGGTGCTTCGTGAACCCATTGGGGTCGTGGGCATGATCACGCCCTGGAATTTCCCGCTCCTCATTATCAGTCAGAAACTGCCTTTTGCACTGGCCACTGGCTGTACGGCTGTGATCAAGCCAAGTGAACTGACACCGGGCACCACACTACGACTTGGTAACATTCTACAGGAAGTGGGTTTCCCTGCTGGCGTTGTCAACATCGTAACCGGATTTGGTGCCCCGGCCGGCGCGCGCATCGCTGAACACCCTGACATCGACATGATCTCTTTCACGGGATCCACGGCTGTAGGAAAGAAAATCGTAGCCGCTTCACAGGGCAACCTGAAAAAGGTCTCCCTGGAGCTGGGAGGTAAAAACCCGCAGATTGTGTTTGCAGATGCAGACCTCGAAGCAGCGTTGGATGCTGTTGTGTTTGGCGCCTACTTCAATATGGGCGAATGCTGTAATGCCGGCAGCCGGCTTCTCGTGCAGAGCTCCATTGCGGACCAGTTCATCAAGCAAGTAGTGGAACGCGCCAAGACAGTGCCAGTCGGTGATCCGCTTGATGAGGCAACCAAGGTGGGCGCCATCATCAACGACAACCAGTACGATAAAATTTTTGAGTACATCGATGCCGGCAAAGCTGGTGGCGCACAATTGAAGCTCGGTGGCAAAGCCATGGAATCTAAAAACGGTCGCTTCATCGAGCCAACAGTATTCACAGATGTGTCGCCGGACATGGATATCGCCAAAAACGAAATCTTTGGCCCTGTACTTTCGATCATCGAGTTTGACACAGTAGATGATGCCGTGCGCATTGCCAACGATTCGCTTTACGGTTTATCAGCCGGCGTCTGGACGCGCAATATAGACCACGCCTTCCAGGTTGCCCGCAACGTCCGCGCCGGCACCATCTGGATCAACTCCTACATGGACGGCTACCCGGAACTGCCTTTTGGCGGATACAAAG
- a CDS encoding enoyl-CoA hydratase-related protein — MPIELDKAGPIATLTLNRPEKLNALTVEMLLQMEQHLLALSRDADIRVLLIKGAGDRSFCVGADIHAWADLDAVAMWRNWITEGHRIFDLLARLRVPTIAVLNGYTFGGGLELALAADIRLAANHVQLALPEVQLGIVPGWGGTNRLPALVGAARAKQMVFTGMRISAEQAASWGLVNEVVDTDTLEQHAQNMASAICNNGPLAVQMTKQLIDGNAAGSSGFQLEALASGFARFTEDAIEGVASFKEKRPPVFKGQ, encoded by the coding sequence ATGCCCATTGAACTGGACAAAGCCGGCCCTATTGCCACACTTACGCTTAACCGACCAGAGAAACTGAATGCATTGACAGTGGAGATGCTCTTACAAATGGAACAGCACCTCCTCGCGCTTTCTCGCGATGCTGATATCCGGGTACTCTTGATAAAAGGTGCCGGCGACCGATCATTCTGCGTGGGTGCAGACATCCATGCCTGGGCTGATCTGGACGCTGTGGCGATGTGGCGCAACTGGATCACCGAAGGACACCGCATTTTCGATCTACTGGCGCGGCTACGGGTGCCAACCATTGCGGTGCTCAATGGCTACACATTCGGCGGTGGACTTGAACTGGCCCTCGCTGCTGATATACGGCTTGCCGCGAATCATGTGCAGCTTGCCCTGCCCGAGGTGCAGCTTGGCATTGTACCAGGCTGGGGTGGCACAAACCGGTTACCAGCACTTGTCGGTGCAGCCCGCGCCAAGCAGATGGTTTTCACCGGCATGCGTATCTCAGCAGAACAGGCCGCTTCGTGGGGCCTGGTTAACGAAGTTGTTGATACGGACACACTCGAACAACACGCCCAAAATATGGCATCCGCCATTTGTAACAATGGCCCCCTGGCAGTACAAATGACCAAGCAACTTATTGATGGCAACGCGGCCGGCAGTTCGGGCTTCCAACTGGAAGCGTTGGCGTCTGGCTTTGCCCGGTTTACAGAAGATGCAATTGAAGGCGTAGCTTCGTTCAAAGAAAAACGCCCTCCGGTTTTCAAGGGACAGTAA